A stretch of Paludisphaera borealis DNA encodes these proteins:
- a CDS encoding BMC domain-containing protein, producing the protein MNGNALGLIETMGLVCLITSVDAMLKAASVELASPIIKLDGGVVSVMVRGDVSSVRAAVEAGAEAASKSGELRAAHVIPRPGQAIVQAYAGGSR; encoded by the coding sequence ATGAACGGCAACGCGCTGGGCCTGATCGAGACGATGGGCCTGGTCTGTTTGATCACCTCGGTCGACGCCATGCTCAAGGCGGCGAGCGTCGAGCTGGCCAGCCCGATCATCAAGCTCGACGGCGGCGTCGTCAGCGTGATGGTGCGGGGCGACGTCAGCAGCGTCCGCGCAGCGGTCGAGGCCGGCGCCGAGGCCGCTTCCAAGAGCGGCGAACTTCGCGCCGCGCATGTCATCCCCCGTCCCGGTCAGGCCATCGTCCAGGCGTACGCGGGAGGGTCGCGTTGA
- a CDS encoding acetate/propionate family kinase: protein MKILVANLGSTSFKYRLFDLGDPAEPVLARGAIERIGAPSAKIVIKSIKGEREMDRPIADHGDAVQLCLDQLTDPEIGVLDDASDVSAIGFKAVHARNLTGVHLVDEPVLEAMEAFADVCPAHNPPYTKAMRMLRERFPNLPLVAAYETGFHRTIPEAAQRYAIPDDWSTRLGVRRWGFHGASHRYISWRMPELLGRKDIKVISCHLGGSSSLTAIRNGESVACSLGMSPQSGLPHNNRVGDFDVFALPVLLRETGKSLEEILDILANQSGLEGISGHRDLRDIEAAAAAGEARSKLAIDLFVASIRHYLGAYLLELGGADAIVFTGGIGENSQWIRSETCRELEWFGITLDPERNAKGPAERRVSADGSRVEVWTVPTNEELVVARQSEALLKSGARSSA, encoded by the coding sequence TTGAAGATCCTCGTCGCGAATCTGGGCAGCACCAGCTTCAAGTACCGCCTGTTCGACCTGGGCGACCCGGCCGAGCCAGTCCTGGCCCGAGGGGCGATCGAGCGCATCGGCGCCCCCTCGGCCAAGATCGTGATCAAGTCGATCAAGGGCGAGCGCGAGATGGACCGGCCGATCGCCGACCACGGCGATGCGGTCCAGCTCTGCCTCGACCAGTTGACCGACCCCGAGATCGGGGTGCTCGACGACGCGTCCGACGTCTCGGCGATCGGCTTCAAGGCGGTCCACGCCCGCAACCTCACCGGGGTCCACCTGGTCGACGAGCCGGTGCTGGAAGCGATGGAGGCGTTCGCCGACGTCTGCCCGGCCCACAATCCCCCCTACACAAAGGCCATGCGGATGCTCCGGGAACGCTTCCCGAACCTCCCGCTGGTCGCGGCGTACGAGACCGGGTTCCACCGGACGATCCCCGAAGCGGCCCAGCGTTACGCGATCCCCGACGACTGGTCGACCCGCCTGGGCGTCCGCCGCTGGGGCTTCCACGGCGCGAGCCATCGCTACATCTCGTGGCGAATGCCCGAGCTGCTCGGCCGCAAAGACATCAAGGTGATCTCCTGCCACCTCGGCGGCAGCTCGTCGCTGACGGCGATTCGCAACGGCGAGTCGGTGGCGTGCAGCCTCGGCATGAGCCCGCAATCGGGCCTGCCCCACAACAATCGGGTCGGCGATTTCGACGTCTTCGCCCTCCCCGTCCTGCTCCGCGAGACGGGCAAGAGCCTGGAAGAGATCCTCGACATCCTGGCCAATCAGTCGGGTCTCGAAGGGATCTCCGGACACCGCGACCTCCGCGACATCGAAGCGGCGGCGGCGGCCGGCGAAGCCCGCTCCAAGCTGGCCATCGACCTGTTCGTCGCCTCGATCCGCCACTACCTCGGGGCCTACCTCCTCGAACTGGGCGGAGCCGACGCGATCGTCTTCACCGGCGGCATCGGCGAGAACTCGCAGTGGATTCGCTCCGAGACCTGCCGCGAACTCGAATGGTTCGGAATCACCCTCGATCCCGAGCGGAACGCCAAGGGGCCGGCCGAGCGCCGGGTCTCGGCCGACGGCTCGCGCGTCGAAGTCTGGACCGTGCCGACGAACGAGGAACTCGTCGTCGCCCGCCAGTCGGAAGCCTTGCTGAAATCGGGCGCCCGCTCGTCCGCGTGA
- a CDS encoding EutN/CcmL family microcompartment protein — translation MFLARVTGSVVATQKVASMTGQKLLIVEPYRIDDKSRDRLVPTGRTFVVVDTLGAGIDEMVLICQGSSARLTPETDKLPIDAVVIGLVDTVDLRGQVVYSTRSDG, via the coding sequence ATGTTCCTGGCCCGGGTGACTGGAAGCGTGGTGGCGACCCAGAAGGTCGCCTCGATGACCGGACAAAAGCTGCTCATCGTCGAGCCCTACCGGATCGACGACAAGAGCCGCGACCGCCTGGTCCCCACGGGCCGGACGTTCGTCGTCGTCGACACCTTGGGCGCCGGGATCGACGAGATGGTCCTGATCTGCCAGGGCTCGAGCGCCCGGCTGACGCCGGAGACCGACAAGCTCCCCATCGACGCCGTGGTGATCGGACTGGTCGACACCGTCGATCTCCGCGGCCAGGTCGTCTACTCGACGCGAAGCGACGGCTGA